Part of the Gramella sp. Hel_I_59 genome, TATCTGCTCAATATGTGGGAGCTGCTATGGCTGGAATTGGAATTATTATAGGAATTAGCGTCATTTATATGCGCAAAAGACAGGCAGCGCTTCAGACTACTGCATAGGAATATACATATTTAACAAAAGGTATAAATTGGTTATATTTAAATTTGATCTAGGGTAACTATTACAAAACACTGTAGTTTTACGCCAAATTAGGATTAGAAATGACACATAAGGATCTACTTTCTGTAGCAGATGATTTTGGCAGCCCGGTTTACGTGTATGATGCTGAAAAAATTACTTCTCAATATCAAAGATTAACCAATGCATTTAAGGTTGATGAACTAAGAATACACTACGCAGTAAAAGCACTTTCCAATATTTCGATCCTTAAGTTACTTAATTCTCTGGGTTGTGGCTTGGATACCGTATCTATTCAGGAAGTAAAACTGGGAATACAAGCAGGTGTTTCTCCTCAAAAGATCATATACACTCCTAATGGTGTTTCCCTGGAAGAAATCGAGGAAGTGGTTCAACTCGGAGCCCAGATCAACATAGATAATCTTTCCATCCTGGAACAGTTTGGTAGCAGGCATCCTGAGATTCCTGTTTGCATTCGTATTAATCCTCATGTAATGGCGGGTGGAAATTCAAAAATTTCTGTTGGACATATTGATTCCAAATTCGGGATCAGTATTCACCAGATGCCACATTTGTTGAGAATTGTAGAAAACACAGGAATGCACATTAACGGTATTCATATGCATACTGGAAGTGATATTCTTGATATTGGAGTTTTCCTACATGCTTCAGAAATTCTTTTTGAAGCAGCAAGAAACTTTAAAGAACTTGAATTCATAGATTTTGGAAGTGGTTTCAAAGTTCCTTACCGTCCTGGCGATATAGAAACCGATATTGAAGATCTGGGTGAACAACTCACCCAAAAGTTTAAGGCTTTTTGTAAGGAATACGGTCGTGATCTTGCACTCGCTTTTGAACCTGGAAAATACCTGGTAAGTGACGCCGGGAAATTCCTGGCGAAAGTAAATGTGATCAAACAAACCACGTCAACTGTTTTTGCAGGAATCGATTCTGGATTTAATCATCTAATCCGGCCCATGTTTTATGGATCACATCACGAAATTACCAATATTAGTAATCCGGAAGCCAAGAACAGGTTCTACAGTGTCGTAGGCTATATTTGCGAAACCGATACTTTTGGAAATAACCGGCGTATTTCTGAAATAAGGGAAGGCGACATTCTTAGCTTCAGCAATGCCGGAGCTT contains:
- the lysA gene encoding diaminopimelate decarboxylase — protein: MTHKDLLSVADDFGSPVYVYDAEKITSQYQRLTNAFKVDELRIHYAVKALSNISILKLLNSLGCGLDTVSIQEVKLGIQAGVSPQKIIYTPNGVSLEEIEEVVQLGAQINIDNLSILEQFGSRHPEIPVCIRINPHVMAGGNSKISVGHIDSKFGISIHQMPHLLRIVENTGMHINGIHMHTGSDILDIGVFLHASEILFEAARNFKELEFIDFGSGFKVPYRPGDIETDIEDLGEQLTQKFKAFCKEYGRDLALAFEPGKYLVSDAGKFLAKVNVIKQTTSTVFAGIDSGFNHLIRPMFYGSHHEITNISNPEAKNRFYSVVGYICETDTFGNNRRISEIREGDILSFSNAGAYCFSMASNFNSRLRPAEVLWYNNQAHLIREREVFEDLTRHQIELDFETRETEVSEVQN